The proteins below come from a single Chryseobacterium capnotolerans genomic window:
- the rplQ gene encoding 50S ribosomal protein L17, producing the protein MRHGKKFNHLGRTASHRSALLSNMACSLIEHKRINTTVAKAKALRVYVEPLLTKAKEDTTHNRRVVFSYLQNKFAVAELFRTVAPKIAERNGGYTRIIKTGFRPGDAADMALIELVDFNELYNPNAEEKKATRRSRRSTAAPKKAEAVVADAPAVEEKVEEAKADTTEEKTEE; encoded by the coding sequence ATGAGACACGGTAAAAAATTCAATCACTTAGGAAGAACAGCTTCTCACAGAAGCGCTTTACTTTCTAATATGGCTTGTTCTCTAATTGAGCATAAAAGAATCAACACTACTGTAGCTAAAGCTAAAGCTTTAAGAGTATATGTTGAGCCTCTATTAACAAAAGCAAAAGAAGATACTACACATAACAGAAGAGTAGTATTCTCTTACCTTCAAAATAAATTTGCGGTTGCTGAATTATTCAGAACTGTAGCTCCTAAAATCGCTGAAAGAAACGGTGGTTATACAAGAATCATTAAGACAGGTTTCAGACCAGGTGATGCTGCTGATATGGCTCTTATCGAATTGGTAGATTTCAACGAGCTTTACAACCCGAATGCTGAGGAGAAAAAAGCTACAAGAAGAAGCAGAAGATCAACTGCTGCACCTAAAAAAGCTGAAGCTGTAGTAGCTGATGCTCCTGCAGTAGAAGAGAAAGTAGAAGAAGCTAAAGCTGACACTACTGAAGAAAAAACTGAAGAATAA
- the secY gene encoding preprotein translocase subunit SecY — MKEFIQTLKNIWSLKELRDKILFTLGIILVYRFASYISLPAINLAEVGDLLEHYKNQGGNKQGAGLLGLLSSFTGGAFSHASVMALGIMPYISASIIVQLMGMAIPYLQKLQKDGESGRNTLNQITRWLTIGVCLVQAPSYLTSITQLFLPYAQFQSAYFVEPNSIMFWLPSIVILVGGSVFAMWLGEKITDKGIGNGISILIMVGILSRLPEAFVQEMAVQNGKGGMGSIMILIEVLFWMLVVLLAVILSVAVRKIPIQYVSRAQARGGVNKNLMQGARQWIPLKVNAAGVMPIIFAQALMFVPGLLTKFDESNTFLAGFKNVFSWQYNVLFALLIIIFSFFYTAITIPVNQMADDLKRNGGLVPKVRPGKETADYLDDILSKITLPGAIFLSIFAVLPAIVHGSFVQTDAFALFFGGTSLLIMVGVILDTVQQINTYLLNHHYDGLMQSKLSRTTGY, encoded by the coding sequence ATGAAAGAATTTATACAAACACTTAAAAATATTTGGAGTCTTAAAGAATTAAGAGATAAAATTCTCTTCACTTTAGGGATTATCCTTGTGTATAGATTCGCATCTTATATCTCACTTCCGGCAATTAACCTTGCAGAGGTGGGAGATCTCTTAGAGCATTATAAAAATCAAGGCGGTAACAAGCAAGGAGCAGGTCTCCTTGGCTTGCTTTCGTCGTTTACGGGGGGAGCTTTCAGCCACGCTTCCGTAATGGCGTTGGGAATCATGCCTTATATTTCTGCTTCTATTATTGTTCAGTTGATGGGGATGGCTATTCCTTATCTTCAGAAGCTTCAGAAAGATGGAGAGTCAGGTAGAAATACATTGAACCAAATTACAAGATGGTTAACGATCGGGGTTTGTCTGGTACAGGCACCTTCTTACTTAACTTCTATTACTCAATTATTCTTACCATATGCTCAATTCCAATCTGCATATTTTGTAGAACCAAATTCAATCATGTTCTGGTTGCCAAGTATTGTAATCTTGGTAGGTGGTTCAGTGTTTGCAATGTGGTTAGGTGAAAAGATTACCGATAAGGGAATCGGAAATGGTATCTCTATCCTTATTATGGTGGGGATCCTTTCAAGATTGCCTGAGGCATTCGTACAGGAGATGGCCGTGCAGAACGGAAAAGGAGGAATGGGATCTATCATGATCCTTATCGAAGTATTATTCTGGATGTTGGTAGTTCTTTTAGCAGTGATTTTATCAGTTGCTGTTAGAAAAATTCCTATTCAGTATGTAAGCAGAGCTCAAGCAAGAGGAGGTGTAAACAAGAATCTTATGCAGGGCGCAAGACAATGGATTCCATTGAAAGTAAATGCTGCTGGTGTAATGCCAATTATCTTTGCTCAGGCATTGATGTTCGTACCAGGATTATTAACAAAATTCGATGAGTCCAACACTTTTCTTGCAGGTTTCAAGAATGTTTTTAGCTGGCAGTACAATGTATTGTTTGCGCTATTAATTATTATCTTCTCGTTTTTCTATACTGCAATTACAATTCCGGTAAACCAAATGGCTGATGATCTAAAGAGAAATGGAGGTTTAGTACCGAAAGTAAGACCCGGAAAAGAGACAGCAGATTACTTAGATGATATTTTATCAAAAATTACCTTGCCAGGTGCGATTTTTTTATCTATCTTTGCAGTTCTTCCAGCAATTGTGCATGGAAGCTTTGTTCAGACAGATGCGTTTGCCCTATTTTTCGGGGGAACGTCACTATTAATTATGGTAGGTGTAATTTTAGATACAGTTCAACAGATTAATACATATCTGCTGAATCATCATTATGATGGCTTAATGCAGTCTAAACTGTCTAGAACGACTGGATATTAA
- a CDS encoding DNA-directed RNA polymerase subunit alpha, whose protein sequence is MAILQFIKPDKVILLNSDEFKGQFEFRPLEPGFGLTIGNALRRVLLSSLEGYAISSIKIEGVEHEFSTIPGVIEDVTEIILNLKQVRLKAAAEGQANEQVVAKVSGQTIITAGDLGKSINGFEVLNPDLVICNLNTDVTFEITFNIEKGRGYVPSEQNKSNNAPVGTIAIDSIFTPIKKVQYSIENYRVEQKTDYEKLVLDIETDGSISPQNALTEASKILIYHFMLFSDERITLETEAVKASIQYDEETLHTRQLLKSKLADMDLSVRALNCLKAAEVETLGELVSYSKSDLMKFRNFGKKSLTELEELVHSKGLNFGFDVAKYKLDADK, encoded by the coding sequence ATGGCAATTTTACAATTCATAAAACCCGATAAAGTAATTTTACTTAACTCTGATGAATTTAAAGGTCAATTTGAATTCAGACCTTTAGAACCAGGTTTCGGGCTTACAATCGGTAATGCTTTGAGAAGAGTGTTGCTTTCTTCTCTGGAAGGATATGCTATTTCATCTATCAAAATAGAAGGTGTAGAGCACGAATTTTCAACTATTCCAGGAGTAATCGAAGACGTTACCGAAATTATTCTTAACCTAAAGCAGGTTAGATTAAAAGCTGCAGCAGAAGGCCAGGCTAACGAGCAGGTTGTTGCTAAAGTTTCAGGTCAAACGATTATTACTGCTGGTGATTTAGGAAAATCGATCAACGGATTCGAGGTTTTAAACCCGGATTTAGTGATTTGTAACCTAAATACTGATGTAACTTTCGAAATTACTTTCAATATTGAAAAAGGAAGAGGATATGTTCCTTCTGAACAAAATAAGTCAAACAATGCACCTGTAGGTACTATTGCAATTGACTCTATTTTCACGCCGATCAAGAAAGTACAGTATAGCATTGAAAATTATCGTGTAGAGCAAAAAACAGACTACGAAAAACTTGTATTAGATATAGAAACTGATGGGTCTATCAGCCCTCAGAATGCTTTAACAGAAGCTTCTAAGATATTAATTTATCATTTCATGCTATTCTCTGATGAGAGAATCACGCTTGAAACTGAAGCTGTAAAAGCATCTATCCAATATGACGAAGAGACGCTTCATACAAGACAACTACTTAAGTCTAAATTAGCAGATATGGATCTTTCTGTAAGAGCCCTTAACTGTCTGAAAGCAGCTGAAGTAGAAACTCTTGGAGAACTTGTTTCTTACAGTAAGTCTGATTTGATGAAATTCAGAAATTTTGGTAAAAAATCTTTGACAGAACTAGAAGAATTAGTGCATTCAAAAGGTCTTAACTTCGGTTTCGACGTTGCAAAATATAAGTTAGACGCTGATAAATAA
- the rpsQ gene encoding 30S ribosomal protein S17, producing MDRNLRKERIGVVSSNKMEKTIVVSETTRVKHPMYGKFVLKTKKYTAHDENNECTEGDTVLIQETRPLSKSKRWRLVRIIEKAK from the coding sequence ATGGATAGAAATTTAAGAAAAGAAAGAATCGGAGTGGTTTCCAGCAATAAAATGGAAAAAACTATTGTTGTTAGCGAAACTACAAGAGTAAAGCACCCGATGTACGGTAAATTCGTTTTGAAAACGAAAAAATATACTGCACACGACGAGAACAACGAATGCACAGAAGGTGATACAGTTTTGATCCAAGAAACTAGACCTTTGAGCAAGAGCAAGAGATGGAGATTAGTAAGAATCATTGAAAAAGCTAAGTAA
- the rplP gene encoding 50S ribosomal protein L16, whose translation MLQPKRTKFRRVHKMKMKGNAQRGSQLAYGTFGIKATEGAWITARQIEAARIAATRYMKREGQLWIKIFPDKPITKKPAEVRMGKGKGAVEYWVAVVKPGKIMFEVGGVPYEVAKEALRLAAQKLPVVTKFIVANDFVKPL comes from the coding sequence ATGTTACAACCAAAAAGAACCAAATTCCGTAGAGTTCACAAGATGAAGATGAAGGGGAATGCCCAAAGAGGTAGTCAACTTGCTTACGGAACTTTTGGGATCAAAGCAACTGAGGGTGCTTGGATCACTGCAAGACAAATTGAAGCTGCTCGTATTGCTGCGACAAGATATATGAAGAGAGAAGGTCAACTATGGATCAAAATCTTCCCAGATAAGCCAATTACTAAGAAACCAGCGGAAGTACGTATGGGTAAAGGTAAAGGTGCTGTTGAATACTGGGTAGCTGTAGTAAAACCAGGTAAAATTATGTTTGAAGTAGGTGGAGTTCCTTACGAAGTTGCGAAAGAAGCTCTTAGACTTGCTGCACAAAAATTACCAGTAGTTACTAAATTCATCGTTGCTAACGATTTTGTTAAACCTTTATAA
- the rplF gene encoding 50S ribosomal protein L6 produces MSRIGKAIITIPAGVTITENNGVVTVKGAKGELSQELTAGITIEQKDGELNVNRPSDTKQHKALHGLYRALINNMIVGVSNGFEKKLELVGVGYRASHAGQKLELALGFSHGIVLELPSEVKVDTLTEKGKNPIITLTSHDNQLLGMVAAKIRSFRKPEPYKGKGVRFVGEIVRRKAGKSA; encoded by the coding sequence ATGTCAAGAATTGGTAAAGCAATTATAACAATTCCAGCTGGAGTTACCATCACTGAAAACAACGGTGTAGTAACTGTAAAAGGAGCAAAAGGAGAACTTTCTCAGGAGCTTACAGCAGGAATTACTATAGAACAAAAAGATGGGGAACTGAACGTAAACAGACCATCTGATACTAAACAACACAAAGCGCTTCACGGTTTATACAGAGCGTTAATCAACAACATGATTGTTGGTGTTTCAAATGGTTTCGAAAAGAAACTAGAACTAGTAGGGGTAGGATATAGAGCTTCACACGCAGGTCAAAAACTTGAGTTAGCTTTAGGATTCTCTCACGGTATTGTACTAGAACTTCCAAGCGAAGTAAAAGTTGATACATTGACTGAAAAAGGTAAAAACCCAATTATTACTTTAACGTCTCACGATAACCAACTTCTAGGAATGGTTGCTGCAAAGATCAGATCTTTCAGAAAGCCTGAGCCATACAAAGGAAAAGGTGTAAGATTCGTAGGAGAAATTGTTAGACGTAAAGCTGGTAAATCTGCTTAA
- the rpsH gene encoding 30S ribosomal protein S8, whose amino-acid sequence MVTDPISDFLTRVRNAQSAGHKVVEIPASKIKKEITKILFDQGYILNYKFEDNAVQGVIKIALKYDKQTNKPAIKSIQRASRPGLRQYKGSTELPRVLNGLGISIISTSKGVMTDKKAREEKVGGEVICYVY is encoded by the coding sequence ATGGTAACAGATCCAATTTCAGATTTCCTAACAAGAGTAAGGAACGCACAAAGCGCAGGCCACAAAGTGGTGGAAATTCCTGCATCGAAAATCAAAAAGGAGATTACTAAGATCCTATTTGATCAAGGGTATATCTTAAACTACAAGTTTGAAGATAACGCTGTTCAAGGAGTGATCAAAATCGCTTTAAAGTACGATAAGCAAACTAACAAACCTGCTATTAAGTCTATTCAAAGAGCTTCAAGACCAGGTTTAAGACAGTACAAAGGTTCTACTGAACTTCCAAGAGTACTAAACGGTTTGGGTATTTCTATCATCTCTACTTCTAAAGGAGTAATGACTGACAAGAAAGCTAGAGAAGAGAAAGTAGGCGGTGAAGTAATCTGCTATGTTTATTAA
- the rplE gene encoding 50S ribosomal protein L5: protein MEYIARPKKAYKETIVPAMMEEFGYKSVMQVPKLEKIVVSQGLGDATADKKIIDYAVEELTNITGQKAVGTISKKDEAAFKLRKGMPVGAKVTLRGNQMYEFLDRLTASALPRIRDFSGIKADGFDGRGNYNLGITEQIIFPEIVIDKVKKIQGMDITFVTTAKTDKEAKALLTHFGLPFKKN from the coding sequence ATGGAATATATAGCAAGACCCAAAAAAGCATATAAAGAGACAATTGTTCCTGCAATGATGGAAGAATTCGGGTACAAGTCAGTAATGCAAGTACCTAAATTAGAGAAAATCGTTGTATCACAAGGTTTAGGTGATGCTACTGCAGACAAAAAAATCATTGATTATGCTGTAGAAGAGCTTACGAATATCACAGGTCAAAAAGCTGTTGGTACAATCTCTAAGAAAGACGAAGCTGCTTTCAAATTGAGAAAAGGTATGCCTGTAGGTGCGAAAGTTACCCTAAGAGGAAACCAAATGTATGAATTCTTAGACAGACTTACTGCTTCTGCTTTGCCTCGTATCAGAGATTTCTCTGGAATCAAAGCTGATGGTTTCGATGGTAGAGGTAACTACAACTTAGGTATTACTGAGCAAATTATCTTCCCTGAAATCGTAATTGACAAAGTGAAAAAAATCCAAGGGATGGACATCACTTTCGTTACAACAGCGAAAACAGATAAAGAAGCTAAAGCATTATTAACTCACTTCGGTTTACCATTTAAAAAGAACTAA
- the rpsE gene encoding 30S ribosomal protein S5, protein MLGLDNIERVKPGGLELKDRLVAVNRVTKVTKGGRAFGFSAIVVVGNEEGVIGFGLGKSKEVASAIAKAVEDAKKNLVKVPVMNHTIPHQTTARYGGADIFLRPASHGTGLIAGGAVRAVLESAGIHDILSKSKGSSNPHNVVKATFKALLDIRRPEEIARMRGVSLSKVFNG, encoded by the coding sequence ATGTTAGGACTAGATAATATAGAAAGAGTAAAACCGGGAGGATTAGAATTAAAAGATCGTCTCGTAGCTGTTAACAGAGTAACAAAAGTAACTAAAGGAGGTAGAGCTTTCGGATTTTCTGCTATTGTTGTAGTAGGTAATGAAGAAGGTGTTATCGGTTTTGGTTTAGGAAAATCTAAAGAGGTTGCTTCTGCAATTGCTAAAGCAGTTGAAGACGCTAAGAAAAACCTTGTTAAAGTTCCAGTAATGAACCACACTATTCCTCACCAAACTACTGCTAGATACGGTGGTGCAGATATCTTCTTAAGACCTGCTTCTCACGGTACAGGACTTATTGCAGGTGGTGCGGTAAGAGCGGTATTGGAATCAGCTGGTATTCACGATATCCTTTCAAAATCTAAAGGATCTTCTAACCCTCACAACGTGGTGAAAGCTACTTTCAAAGCGTTATTAGACATCAGAAGACCTGAAGAGATTGCTAGAATGAGAGGAGTTTCTCTAAGTAAAGTGTTTAACGGTTAA
- the rplR gene encoding 50S ribosomal protein L18 → MALSKLEKRIRIKRRVRGKISGSSELPRLSVYKSNKEIYAQLIDDKNGKTLASASSREKGVDAKGTKTEVSAAVGKAIAAKAIAAGIESIVFDRNGFVYHGRVKALADGAREGGLKF, encoded by the coding sequence ATGGCATTAAGTAAATTAGAAAAAAGAATAAGAATCAAAAGAAGAGTAAGAGGGAAAATCTCTGGATCTTCTGAATTGCCAAGATTATCTGTATACAAAAGTAATAAGGAAATTTACGCTCAGTTAATCGACGATAAAAATGGTAAAACTTTAGCATCAGCTTCTTCAAGAGAGAAAGGTGTAGACGCTAAAGGTACTAAGACTGAAGTTTCTGCTGCTGTTGGTAAAGCTATCGCTGCTAAAGCTATCGCTGCAGGAATCGAAAGTATTGTATTTGACAGAAACGGTTTCGTATACCACGGTAGAGTAAAAGCTCTAGCTGATGGTGCGAGAGAAGGTGGACTTAAATTCTAA
- the rplN gene encoding 50S ribosomal protein L14: MLQTESRLKVADNTGAKEVLVIRVLGGTRRRYASVGDKIVVTIKDSTPSGNAKKGQVSKAVVVRTKKAVRRKDGSYIKFDDNACVLLNAAGEMRGTRVFGPVARELRDKEYMKIISLAPEVL, from the coding sequence ATGTTACAAACAGAATCAAGATTAAAAGTTGCTGATAACACAGGTGCTAAAGAAGTACTAGTTATTAGAGTTCTGGGAGGAACCAGAAGAAGATATGCTTCAGTTGGTGATAAAATCGTTGTTACGATCAAAGATTCTACACCATCAGGAAACGCAAAAAAAGGTCAGGTATCTAAAGCTGTAGTAGTAAGAACTAAAAAAGCAGTAAGAAGAAAAGATGGTTCATACATCAAATTCGACGACAATGCTTGTGTATTACTAAACGCAGCAGGAGAAATGAGAGGAACACGTGTTTTCGGACCGGTTGCTCGTGAGTTGAGAGACAAAGAATATATGAAAATCATTTCATTAGCTCCTGAAGTACTTTAA
- the rpsM gene encoding 30S ribosomal protein S13: MARIAGIDLPKNKRGVIGLTYIYGVGRSTSSEILKAAGISEDKKVNEWNDDELAAIRTYILDNVKVEGELRSEVQLNIKRLMDIGCQRGIRHRLGLPLRGQRTKNNSRTRKGKRKTVANKKKASK, from the coding sequence ATGGCGAGAATTGCAGGTATTGATTTACCAAAAAACAAAAGAGGAGTTATCGGTTTAACTTACATCTACGGAGTTGGAAGAAGTACTTCTTCTGAAATCCTTAAAGCTGCCGGTATCAGCGAAGACAAAAAAGTCAACGAATGGAATGACGATGAATTGGCTGCCATCAGAACTTATATCTTAGACAACGTAAAAGTTGAAGGAGAATTAAGATCTGAAGTGCAATTGAACATCAAGAGATTGATGGACATAGGATGCCAACGAGGAATACGTCACAGACTTGGATTACCTTTAAGAGGCCAGAGAACGAAAAACAACTCTAGAACCCGAAAAGGAAAGAGAAAAACTGTTGCTAACAAGAAAAAAGCTAGTAAATAA
- the rpsK gene encoding 30S ribosomal protein S11 — protein MAKQTKVVKKRKVKVEAIGEAHIQASFNNIIISLTNKNGEVISWASAGKMGFRGSKKNTPFAAQMAAENCSAVAHEAGLRRVKVFVKGPGAGRESAIRSIHNSGIEVSEIVDVTPMPHNGCRPPKRRRV, from the coding sequence ATGGCAAAACAAACTAAAGTAGTTAAGAAAAGAAAAGTAAAAGTTGAAGCTATTGGTGAAGCACATATTCAAGCTTCTTTCAATAACATCATCATTTCTTTAACAAATAAAAACGGAGAGGTTATCTCTTGGGCTTCTGCCGGTAAAATGGGTTTCAGAGGTTCTAAAAAGAATACTCCATTTGCTGCTCAGATGGCAGCTGAAAATTGCTCTGCTGTAGCTCACGAAGCTGGTTTAAGAAGAGTAAAGGTGTTTGTGAAAGGTCCAGGTGCAGGTAGAGAATCTGCTATCAGATCTATCCACAATTCAGGAATTGAAGTTTCAGAAATCGTTGACGTGACGCCTATGCCACACAACGGATGTAGACCACCAAAAAGAAGAAGAGTTTAA
- the rpmD gene encoding 50S ribosomal protein L30, with amino-acid sequence MATIKVKQVRSAIGRTKTQKRTLEALGLKKLHQVVEHEATPSILGMIAAVGHLLEVQK; translated from the coding sequence ATGGCAACAATTAAAGTAAAGCAAGTAAGAAGCGCTATTGGTAGAACAAAAACCCAAAAGAGAACGCTTGAAGCATTAGGATTAAAAAAACTTCACCAAGTTGTAGAGCACGAAGCTACTCCTTCTATCTTAGGAATGATCGCTGCTGTAGGCCACTTACTAGAAGTTCAAAAATAA
- the rpsD gene encoding 30S ribosomal protein S4: MARYIGPKTKIARKFGAAIYGDDKNFEKRKNQPPGQHGPNKRRGAKKSEYAVQLAEKQKAKYTYGILERQFANLFEKAHRSKGVTGEVLLQLCESRLDNVVFRLGFAKTRSGARQLVSHRHITVNGEILNIPSYLVKAGDVIAVREKSKSLEVVTNALASKSNYEWLQFNDEKKEGTFISAPERIQIPEDIKENLIVELYSK; this comes from the coding sequence ATGGCAAGATATATTGGACCTAAAACTAAGATTGCTAGAAAGTTTGGTGCTGCAATCTACGGAGATGATAAGAACTTCGAAAAAAGAAAAAACCAACCGCCAGGACAACACGGTCCTAACAAAAGAAGAGGTGCTAAGAAATCAGAATACGCAGTTCAGTTAGCTGAAAAACAAAAAGCTAAATATACTTACGGTATCTTAGAAAGACAGTTTGCTAACTTATTTGAAAAAGCACACAGAAGCAAAGGAGTAACAGGTGAAGTTCTATTACAACTTTGTGAATCAAGATTGGATAACGTTGTTTTCAGATTAGGTTTTGCTAAAACTAGATCTGGAGCAAGACAATTAGTTTCTCACAGACACATCACTGTGAACGGAGAAATTCTTAATATTCCTTCTTACTTGGTAAAAGCTGGTGATGTAATCGCTGTAAGAGAAAAGTCTAAGTCTCTTGAAGTTGTTACCAATGCATTGGCTTCTAAGTCAAACTATGAGTGGTTACAATTCAACGATGAGAAGAAAGAAGGTACCTTCATTTCTGCTCCTGAAAGAATCCAAATTCCGGAGGACATTAAGGAGAACCTTATCGTCGAACTTTACTCTAAATAA
- the rplX gene encoding 50S ribosomal protein L24 — protein MSKLKIKRGDNVIITTGKKDIKGKTGEVIEVIKKEGRDPRVIVAGLNIIKKHVKPSASNPQGGIVEREASIHISNVALVGKDGKAIKIGYKIEGDKKVRINKKTGETL, from the coding sequence ATGTCAAAGTTAAAAATAAAAAGAGGAGATAACGTAATCATTACTACTGGTAAGAAAGATATCAAAGGTAAGACTGGTGAAGTTATTGAAGTGATCAAAAAAGAAGGAAGAGACCCAAGAGTAATTGTTGCAGGACTTAACATCATCAAAAAGCACGTTAAGCCTTCAGCTTCAAACCCTCAAGGAGGAATCGTTGAAAGAGAAGCTTCTATCCACATCTCAAACGTAGCTTTAGTTGGTAAAGACGGAAAAGCTATCAAAATCGGTTACAAAATCGAAGGAGATAAGAAAGTAAGAATCAACAAAAAAACGGGTGAAACTTTATAA
- the infA gene encoding translation initiation factor IF-1, protein MAKQKHIEQDGVITEALSNAQFRVELENGHILIAHISGKMRMHYIKLLPGDKVKLEMSPYDLTKGRITFRY, encoded by the coding sequence ATGGCAAAACAAAAACATATTGAACAAGACGGCGTTATAACGGAAGCACTTTCGAACGCTCAGTTCCGCGTAGAACTTGAAAATGGGCATATTCTTATTGCTCATATTTCTGGTAAAATGCGAATGCACTATATTAAACTTTTACCTGGTGATAAGGTGAAACTAGAAATGTCTCCCTATGATTTAACGAAAGGGAGAATCACATTTAGATATTAA
- the rpmC gene encoding 50S ribosomal protein L29: MKNADIKNLSAGDIQAQLTEAKAQYSKLKLAHAISPIENPIQIKDLRRTIARLNTELTNKQ; encoded by the coding sequence ATGAAAAATGCTGATATTAAAAATTTAAGCGCGGGTGATATTCAAGCTCAATTAACTGAAGCAAAAGCTCAATATTCTAAATTGAAATTGGCTCATGCAATCAGCCCAATTGAAAACCCGATTCAAATCAAAGATTTGAGAAGAACAATCGCTAGACTAAATACTGAGTTAACTAACAAACAATAA
- the rpsN gene encoding 30S ribosomal protein S14, whose amino-acid sequence MAKESMKARERKREALVAKYAAKRQALKEAGDYEGLQKLPKNASPVRLHNRCKLTGRPRGYMRTFGISRVTFREMANNGLIPGVRKASW is encoded by the coding sequence ATGGCTAAAGAATCAATGAAAGCGCGTGAGCGCAAAAGAGAAGCACTAGTTGCTAAATACGCTGCTAAAAGACAAGCTCTTAAAGAAGCTGGTGATTACGAAGGACTTCAAAAATTGCCTAAAAATGCTTCTCCTGTAAGATTACACAACAGATGTAAATTAACAGGTAGACCAAGAGGATACATGAGAACGTTTGGTATTTCCAGAGTAACTTTCAGAGAAATGGCTAACAACGGTCTTATCCCAGGTGTAAGAAAAGCTAGCTGGTAA
- the rplO gene encoding 50S ribosomal protein L15, which translates to MNLNNIQPAAGSTFNSKRIGRGQGSGKGGTSTKGHKGQKARAGYSQKIGFEGGQMPLQRRLPKFGFKNVNRKEFRGVNLDTIQTLIENKSITGEITKEVLVANGIVSKNELVKIMGRGELKSAVSISADKFTKSAEELIAKAGGKAITL; encoded by the coding sequence ATGAATTTAAATAATATACAACCTGCTGCAGGATCTACTTTCAACTCAAAAAGAATTGGTAGAGGTCAAGGTAGTGGAAAAGGAGGTACTTCAACAAAAGGACACAAAGGTCAGAAAGCTAGAGCTGGTTATTCTCAGAAAATCGGTTTCGAAGGTGGACAGATGCCTTTACAAAGAAGATTACCTAAATTCGGATTCAAAAACGTAAACAGAAAAGAGTTTAGAGGTGTGAACCTTGATACTATCCAGACTTTAATCGAGAACAAATCCATCACTGGAGAGATCACGAAAGAAGTTTTAGTAGCAAATGGTATCGTTTCTAAAAACGAATTAGTGAAAATTATGGGTAGAGGAGAATTGAAATCTGCGGTTTCAATCTCTGCTGATAAATTCACGAAATCTGCTGAAGAGCTTATTGCTAAGGCAGGTGGAAAAGCAATTACCTTATAA